The window TTTGAATCTTACTAACCCAAAAGAGGCTGCAAATAAAATTATTGATTACAAAAAAAGAGGCTATGATTTTATAAAAACTTACTATGGTTTAACTCCTGAGATTTACGATGCCATAATTGATCAGGCCAAAAGTTCTAATATAGATATCATTGCTCACCCTTCTCAGAAAGTCCCGTATTCCTATCATTTTAATAATCAAATTAAGTCGATTGAACATGCAGAGGATATCGTTCAACAACCACTAAATTATTCATTGGATACTTTAAAACTTAAAGAAGTAGTCTCTGATTTTGCAGATTATGGTAAAGCCAATTTCTGTCCCACTTTAGTTGTTTATAATAATATTTACCAAATGCTAATTGATGATAACATACTGCAAGAGGACAGAATGAATTATATGAATCCATTGATAAAAATGGTGGATAGTGAAGCGCAATTTAACAGATGGCAAAACTCAAAATCAATTGATAGTTCAGTAGTCTCAAATATTAAAGCTCAACATGATTTTCATTTAAAAATTGTAAAAGATTTACATGATGCGGGTGTAAATATAATATGCGGAACGGATGCAGGAATCGGAGTTACAATGCCTGGTAAATCAATTCATAAAGAGCTCCAATTTTATTCCGAAGCAGGCTTATCAAATTTTGAGGTGCTGAAAACAGCAACTATAAATGCTGCTAATACACATGAGTTAATGTCCAATATGGGTACTATCGAAAAGGGTAAAATTGCTAATCTCATTTTATTAAATGATAATCCATTAGAAGATCTTTCAACCCTCCAAAATCCTGCTGCGGTTATCATAAATGGGCACTATCTTTCTCAAGAATTTTTAGAAGTACTAAAACAAGAAGCACTTGAAAGAAATAACTTACTGTACACTGCCCTTTTTTATTTAGAGAATTTGTTAGTTGAGAAGTAATGTTTCAAGCCAGCAATTTCAATTTCAATTTCAATATTGAAATCTAAGTTTATTATTCTATTTTTAAATCATGACAGACTTAGATATTGCAAGCCAGTGCAAACTGGAACCCATCACTAAAATAGCAGATAAGCTTGGCCTTAATGCTGAAGAAATTGAAATGTATGGTAAGTATAAAGCCAAGTTACCGCTCAATAAAATTAATGAGGAGAAATTAAATAAAAGCAAGCTAATTTTAGTAACCGCTATTTCGCCCACTCCTGCCGGTGAGGGTAAAACCACCATATCAATAGGCTTATCAGAAGGTCTTAACAAACTAGGGAAGCAAACTACTGTTGTACTTAGGGAACCATCCTTAGGTCCTGTTTTTGGGAT is drawn from Marivirga arenosa and contains these coding sequences:
- a CDS encoding amidohydrolase family protein, whose product is MKFFKILFKLISGILLLLLIAISFIFLVENYNSNYLEIDDHNSTNDLIISNVNVIPMTADTIYKNQTVIIKDGIINSIQSKTQLQEGIEVIDGSNKFLAPGLIDMHVHVWDEYELGLYLANGVTAVRNVWGLPMHLRLKESINAEEIYSPNFYTSGPKLTGPEFIGDDNLNLTNPKEAANKIIDYKKRGYDFIKTYYGLTPEIYDAIIDQAKSSNIDIIAHPSQKVPYSYHFNNQIKSIEHAEDIVQQPLNYSLDTLKLKEVVSDFADYGKANFCPTLVVYNNIYQMLIDDNILQEDRMNYMNPLIKMVDSEAQFNRWQNSKSIDSSVVSNIKAQHDFHLKIVKDLHDAGVNIICGTDAGIGVTMPGKSIHKELQFYSEAGLSNFEVLKTATINAANTHELMSNMGTIEKGKIANLILLNDNPLEDLSTLQNPAAVIINGHYLSQEFLEVLKQEALERNNLLYTALFYLENLLVEK